One Kitasatospora sp. NBC_01266 genomic window carries:
- a CDS encoding aldo/keto reductase, producing MTDTQASTVPLGPSQLSVFPFSLGGNVFGWTADEAQSFAVLDAYTAAGGNFVDTADMYSAWAPGNQGGESETILGNWLRSRGNRDRIVVATKIGRHPVATGLSAANIRTATEASLRRLGIETIDLLYTHFDEPEIPVAEIIGALDALVKEGKVREIAASNISAERLTESLDFSDREGLAKYVALQPHYNLVSRATYEGDLAEVVAAHGLAAVPYFALASGFLTGKYRVDGPSVDSARAEGAHRYLEDPRGPRVLAALDTVAAAQQVEPATVALAWLAAQPTVAAPIASARTVEQLAPLLAATTLRLAPEELALLDAASA from the coding sequence ATGACCGACACCCAAGCCAGCACCGTCCCGCTCGGCCCCTCCCAGCTCTCCGTCTTCCCGTTCTCGCTCGGCGGCAACGTCTTCGGCTGGACCGCCGACGAGGCCCAGTCCTTCGCCGTGCTGGACGCCTACACGGCGGCCGGCGGCAACTTCGTCGACACCGCCGACATGTACTCGGCCTGGGCACCGGGCAACCAGGGCGGCGAGTCCGAGACCATACTCGGCAACTGGCTGCGCTCGCGCGGCAACCGCGACCGGATCGTGGTGGCCACCAAGATCGGCCGCCACCCGGTGGCCACCGGCCTGAGCGCCGCGAACATCCGCACCGCCACCGAGGCTTCGCTGCGCCGGCTCGGCATCGAGACGATCGACCTGCTCTACACCCACTTCGACGAGCCCGAGATCCCGGTCGCCGAGATCATCGGCGCGCTGGACGCCCTGGTGAAGGAGGGCAAGGTCCGCGAGATCGCCGCCTCCAACATCAGCGCCGAGCGGCTGACCGAGTCGCTCGACTTCTCCGACCGCGAGGGCCTGGCCAAGTACGTCGCCCTGCAGCCGCACTACAACCTGGTCTCCCGCGCCACCTACGAGGGCGACCTGGCCGAGGTGGTGGCCGCGCACGGGCTGGCCGCCGTCCCGTACTTCGCGCTCGCCTCCGGCTTCCTCACCGGCAAGTACCGGGTGGACGGCCCGAGCGTGGACAGCGCCCGCGCCGAGGGCGCGCACCGCTACCTGGAGGACCCGCGCGGCCCCCGGGTGCTCGCCGCCCTGGACACCGTGGCCGCCGCCCAGCAGGTCGAGCCCGCCACCGTGGCGCTCGCCTGGCTGGCCGCGCAGCCCACGGTCGCCGCCCCGATCGCCAGCGCCCGCACCGTCGAGCAGCTCGCCCCGCTGCTGGCCGCCACCACGCTGCGGCTCGCCCCCGAGGAGCTGGCGCTGCTGGACGCCGCCTCGGCCTGA
- a CDS encoding SPFH domain-containing protein has translation MDTRAEIAARRPPKVDPELRERPAFALPGWIALLALLLSMASVGLVLARTGLVPRLADPLPDLRGEAARSVGGPVVTGWALAAATVGGMVCLVVLAGLLANAGGEMRVLSRWGRYRGTVRRAGLLWVNPLVRRRRVDVRLRHWRSEPVQATDRTGTPIVVRLLVVWRIKDTARAVFAVRDHEDYLREQIHAVLTRTASILPCDSNAAPGPALRDGQWFADELTRALAAEAAPAGLEVFSVQPLALEYAPEVAESMRRRRLADLDAGLRTVLVDDAVEAAALAVRRLERATTQELDQAARSALMEQLLVAFVAPAGVPSALPGTVPAPAAGHSAGHAAKKKEGNRA, from the coding sequence GTGGACACCCGTGCCGAGATCGCCGCCCGACGGCCCCCGAAGGTGGACCCGGAGCTGCGCGAGCGGCCGGCGTTCGCGCTCCCCGGGTGGATCGCCCTGCTCGCGCTGCTGCTCTCGATGGCGTCTGTCGGCCTGGTGCTGGCCCGGACGGGGCTGGTCCCGCGGCTCGCCGACCCGCTGCCCGACCTGCGCGGCGAGGCCGCCCGGTCGGTGGGCGGGCCGGTGGTGACCGGGTGGGCGCTGGCGGCGGCGACCGTGGGCGGGATGGTCTGTCTGGTCGTGCTGGCGGGGCTGCTGGCCAACGCGGGTGGCGAGATGCGGGTGCTCAGCCGTTGGGGCCGGTACCGGGGGACGGTGCGGCGGGCGGGGCTGCTCTGGGTGAACCCGCTGGTGCGCCGTCGCCGGGTGGATGTCCGGCTCCGGCACTGGCGCAGCGAACCGGTGCAGGCCACCGACCGGACCGGGACGCCGATCGTGGTCCGGCTGCTGGTGGTCTGGCGGATCAAGGACACCGCCCGCGCGGTCTTCGCGGTGCGCGACCACGAGGACTACCTGCGCGAGCAGATCCACGCGGTGCTGACCCGCACCGCGAGCATCCTGCCGTGTGACAGCAACGCGGCGCCCGGCCCCGCGCTGCGCGACGGGCAGTGGTTCGCCGACGAGCTGACCCGGGCGCTGGCGGCCGAGGCGGCTCCGGCCGGTCTGGAGGTGTTCTCGGTGCAGCCGCTGGCGCTGGAGTACGCGCCCGAGGTGGCCGAGTCGATGCGCCGCCGGCGGCTGGCCGATCTGGACGCGGGGCTGCGCACCGTACTGGTGGACGACGCGGTGGAGGCTGCCGCGCTCGCGGTGCGCCGACTGGAGCGGGCCACCACCCAGGAGTTGGACCAGGCCGCCCGCAGCGCTCTGATGGAGCAACTGCTGGTCGCCTTCGTCGCACCCGCCGGGGTGCCGAGCGCGCTGCCGGGCACCGTCCCGGCGCCCGCTGCCGGGCACTCCGCCGGGCACGCCGCCAAGAAGAAGGAAGGGAACCGAGCGTGA
- the pelF gene encoding GT4 family glycosyltransferase PelF, protein MRVTLLTEGTYPHAHGGVSVWCDQLVQGMSDVEFDIIAVTGTGNEEPAWELPRWVRKVTAAPLWGPAAPGKPPRGRELRRFLDAYERFLHAVLDPVYASHFGTELYGFADFAQRGLLSPALRSEGALRTLQEVWTRPYLPTAAAEPTLHDALHATDLLEHALRPLVVEAPSDGVTHAVSGGLAALPGLIAAQQHNVPFLLTEHGIYLRERYLGYRTGPYRWPVKALLLGFYRMLAEESYARAALVTPGNRYNRRWEERGGTPSANIRTVYNGVDPDLFPAAGPEPELPTMSWAGRVDPIKDLETLIRAFAIVKAELPQARLRLFGGTARGAEGYRDGCVALAAELGLADSVAFEGRVEDIKDAYAAGSIVMLSSISEGFPFTLIEAMSSGRATVSTDVGGVREAVGDTGLVVPPREPEPMARAALELLRDPERRAVMGAGARLRVVEQFTLRQTIDAFRGIYAELLGGRPEETRLRTAAEGAA, encoded by the coding sequence ATGCGTGTCACCTTGCTCACCGAGGGGACGTACCCGCACGCGCACGGCGGCGTCAGTGTCTGGTGCGACCAACTCGTCCAGGGCATGTCCGACGTCGAGTTCGACATCATCGCGGTGACCGGTACCGGCAACGAGGAGCCCGCCTGGGAGCTGCCCCGCTGGGTGCGCAAGGTCACCGCCGCACCGCTGTGGGGACCCGCCGCCCCCGGCAAGCCGCCGCGCGGCCGTGAGCTGCGCCGCTTCCTGGACGCCTACGAGCGCTTCCTGCACGCCGTGCTGGACCCGGTCTACGCCTCGCACTTCGGCACCGAGCTGTACGGCTTCGCCGACTTCGCCCAGCGCGGCCTGCTCAGTCCGGCGCTGCGCAGCGAAGGGGCGCTGCGCACCCTGCAGGAGGTCTGGACCCGCCCGTACCTGCCCACCGCCGCCGCCGAGCCCACCCTGCACGACGCGCTGCACGCCACCGACCTGCTGGAGCACGCGCTGCGCCCGCTGGTCGTCGAGGCGCCCAGCGACGGGGTCACGCACGCGGTCAGCGGGGGCCTGGCCGCGCTGCCGGGGCTGATAGCGGCCCAGCAGCACAACGTGCCGTTCCTGCTCACCGAGCACGGCATCTACCTGAGGGAACGTTACCTCGGCTACCGGACCGGGCCGTACCGCTGGCCGGTCAAGGCGCTGCTGCTCGGCTTCTACCGGATGCTCGCCGAGGAGAGCTACGCGCGTGCGGCGCTGGTCACCCCGGGCAACCGGTACAACCGGCGCTGGGAGGAGCGCGGCGGCACGCCGTCGGCCAACATCCGCACCGTCTACAACGGGGTGGACCCCGACCTCTTCCCGGCCGCCGGGCCCGAGCCCGAGCTGCCCACCATGAGCTGGGCGGGCCGGGTCGACCCGATCAAGGACCTGGAGACGCTGATCAGGGCCTTCGCGATCGTCAAGGCCGAGCTGCCCCAGGCCCGGCTGCGGCTGTTCGGGGGCACCGCGCGCGGCGCCGAGGGCTACCGGGACGGCTGCGTGGCCCTCGCCGCCGAACTGGGACTGGCCGACTCGGTGGCCTTCGAGGGCCGGGTCGAGGACATCAAGGACGCGTACGCGGCCGGCAGCATCGTGATGCTCAGCAGCATCAGCGAGGGCTTCCCGTTCACCCTGATCGAGGCGATGAGTTCGGGACGGGCCACCGTCTCCACCGACGTCGGCGGGGTGCGCGAGGCAGTGGGGGACACCGGTCTGGTGGTGCCGCCGCGCGAGCCCGAGCCGATGGCGCGCGCCGCCCTGGAGCTGCTGCGCGATCCCGAACGGCGGGCGGTGATGGGCGCGGGCGCCCGGCTGCGGGTGGTCGAGCAGTTCACGCTGCGTCAGACGATCGACGCCTTCCGCGGCATCTACGCCGAACTGCTCGGCGGGCGGCCGGAAGAGACCAGGTTGCGGACCGCTGCCGAGGGGGCCGCGTGA
- a CDS encoding NAD-dependent epimerase/dehydratase family protein yields MRILLLGADGFLGRHVATALRELPGAELATAGRRPSHDLRVDLTNCQVEELAAALADLAPELVVNCAGAVAGSARHQSEVNARGPAVLVEALELACPKARLIHLGSAGEYGPADPGSSLSERDLPRPTGIYGATKLAGTLAVAESALDAVSLRVFNPVGPGASAASLPGRLAAELAAHPGGVVTVGDLSAYRDFVDARDVASAVVAAALATAPLPRILNVAGGRAQPVRAIAEGLAAAAGFTGRIEETGAGSDRSASVSWHQGDISAAERALGWRPRIPLEHSLQDLWADVTSRPSSTSSADPLAAGTR; encoded by the coding sequence GTGAGGATTCTGCTGCTCGGCGCGGACGGCTTCCTCGGCCGCCATGTCGCCACCGCCCTGCGGGAGTTGCCGGGCGCCGAACTGGCGACCGCGGGCCGGCGTCCGTCCCACGACCTGCGAGTGGACCTGACTAACTGTCAGGTCGAGGAGCTGGCGGCCGCGCTGGCCGACCTGGCGCCGGAGCTGGTGGTCAACTGCGCCGGCGCGGTGGCGGGCAGCGCCCGGCATCAGAGCGAGGTCAACGCACGGGGCCCGGCGGTGCTCGTCGAGGCACTCGAACTCGCCTGCCCCAAAGCACGGTTGATCCATCTCGGATCGGCCGGCGAGTACGGCCCGGCCGATCCCGGCAGCTCGCTGAGCGAGCGGGACCTGCCGCGCCCCACCGGGATCTACGGGGCGACCAAGCTGGCCGGGACCCTGGCGGTGGCCGAGTCCGCGCTGGACGCGGTCTCGCTGCGGGTCTTCAACCCGGTCGGGCCGGGCGCCTCGGCCGCCTCGCTGCCGGGGCGGCTGGCCGCCGAACTCGCCGCCCACCCCGGCGGGGTGGTGACGGTCGGCGACCTGTCCGCCTACCGCGACTTCGTGGACGCCCGCGACGTCGCCTCGGCGGTGGTCGCCGCCGCACTGGCCACCGCACCGCTGCCGCGGATCCTCAACGTCGCCGGGGGCCGGGCGCAGCCCGTTCGGGCGATCGCCGAGGGCCTGGCGGCGGCGGCCGGCTTCACCGGCCGGATCGAGGAGACCGGGGCCGGCTCGGACCGCTCGGCCAGCGTCTCCTGGCACCAGGGGGACATCTCGGCGGCCGAGCGAGCCCTCGGCTGGCGGCCCCGGATCCCGCTGGAGCACAGCCTGCAGGACCTGTGGGCCGACGTGACCAGCAGGCCGAGCAGCACGTCGAGTGCCGACCCGCTGGCGGCCGGCACTCGATGA
- a CDS encoding tyrosine-protein phosphatase, with protein MTEQSEAASTAAAEELAARSLGLAGAVNARDLGGYRTADGRVLRTGVALRSDGLHRLTEPDLAVFAALGVRQVVDLRSLDEVREAGPDRVPGLPVADISAVELSDQPLSLSAAGPDGITLHHLPIFAADYDIYVALRDALGERNPARQHALLGEGRAGQVMIGLYRWFVTDALARERFATVLRLLADPDGTPVLFHCTAGKDRTGWTAALLLTALGVDRATVYQDYLLTNVRSAAIIEHIVDSFGTRGLMEDPSLLLPLFRADRDYLAAAFAEVEARWGSFQAFWQDGLGLDEAVLAGLRKNLLGDTGR; from the coding sequence GTGACCGAGCAGTCCGAGGCGGCCAGCACGGCCGCCGCCGAAGAGCTGGCCGCCCGAAGCCTGGGCCTGGCGGGTGCGGTCAACGCCCGCGATCTCGGCGGCTACCGGACCGCTGACGGGCGGGTGCTGCGCACCGGCGTGGCGCTGCGCAGCGACGGCCTGCACCGGCTCACCGAGCCCGACCTGGCGGTCTTCGCCGCGCTCGGGGTGCGCCAGGTGGTCGACCTGCGCAGCCTGGACGAGGTGCGCGAGGCCGGCCCCGACCGGGTGCCCGGACTGCCGGTGGCCGACATCTCGGCCGTGGAGCTCTCCGACCAGCCGCTCAGCCTCAGCGCCGCCGGTCCGGACGGCATCACCCTGCACCACCTGCCGATCTTCGCCGCCGACTACGACATCTACGTGGCGCTGCGGGACGCGCTCGGCGAGCGGAACCCCGCCAGGCAGCACGCGCTGCTCGGCGAGGGCCGGGCCGGGCAGGTGATGATCGGCCTCTACCGGTGGTTCGTCACCGACGCGCTGGCCCGCGAGCGGTTCGCCACCGTGCTGCGCCTGCTGGCCGACCCGGACGGGACGCCGGTGCTCTTCCACTGCACCGCGGGCAAGGACCGCACCGGTTGGACCGCCGCGCTGCTGCTCACCGCGCTCGGCGTGGACCGGGCGACGGTCTACCAGGACTACCTGCTGACCAACGTGCGCTCGGCCGCGATCATCGAGCACATCGTGGACAGCTTCGGCACCCGCGGCCTGATGGAGGACCCCTCGCTGCTGCTGCCGCTGTTCCGCGCCGACCGGGACTACCTGGCCGCCGCCTTCGCCGAGGTCGAGGCCCGCTGGGGCAGCTTCCAGGCGTTCTGGCAGGACGGCCTGGGCCTGGACGAGGCGGTGCTGGCCGGCCTGCGCAAGAACCTGCTGGGGGACACCGGTCGCTGA
- a CDS encoding RNA polymerase sigma factor SigF, whose product MSAELGSAEIHGGTAVAEHAPEQPVAVEDAGPPAGPLQTVPLQTGPQPAGQQQPVPQPTSAPGLDTRTLSRSLFRRLATLEAGSTEHTYVRDTLIELNLPLVRYASARFRSRNEPMEDIVQVGTIGLIKAIDRFDPERGVEFPTFAMPTVVGEIKRFFRDTSWSVRVPRRLQELRLALTKAGDELAQRLDRSPTVAELATCLGVSEEDVVEGLAVGNAYTASSLDSTPGEEDGDGPLAERLGYEDLALEGVEYRESLKPLLARLPARERRIIMLRFFGNLTQSQIGEEIGISQMHVSRLLTKTLTQLREGLTSEG is encoded by the coding sequence ATGTCCGCAGAGCTGGGCAGCGCAGAGATCCACGGTGGTACGGCGGTGGCCGAGCACGCACCGGAGCAGCCTGTGGCCGTCGAGGACGCCGGGCCGCCGGCCGGCCCGCTGCAGACCGTCCCGCTGCAGACCGGACCGCAGCCGGCCGGCCAGCAGCAGCCGGTCCCGCAGCCGACGTCGGCGCCCGGTCTGGACACCCGCACGCTGTCCCGCTCGCTCTTCCGCCGGCTGGCCACGCTGGAGGCCGGCAGCACCGAGCACACCTATGTCAGGGACACCCTGATCGAGCTGAACCTGCCGCTGGTGCGCTACGCCTCGGCCCGGTTCCGCAGCCGCAACGAGCCGATGGAGGACATCGTCCAGGTCGGCACGATCGGCCTGATCAAGGCGATCGACCGGTTCGACCCGGAGCGCGGGGTGGAGTTCCCGACCTTCGCCATGCCCACCGTGGTCGGCGAGATCAAACGCTTCTTCCGGGACACCAGCTGGTCGGTCCGGGTGCCCAGACGGCTGCAGGAGCTGCGCCTCGCGCTGACCAAGGCGGGCGACGAGCTGGCCCAGCGCCTGGACCGCTCGCCCACCGTGGCAGAGCTGGCCACCTGCCTCGGGGTCAGCGAGGAGGACGTGGTCGAGGGCCTGGCCGTCGGCAACGCCTACACCGCCAGCTCGCTGGACTCGACCCCCGGCGAGGAGGACGGCGACGGACCGCTGGCCGAGCGGCTGGGCTACGAGGACCTGGCCCTGGAGGGTGTGGAGTACCGCGAGTCGCTCAAGCCGCTGCTGGCCCGGCTGCCGGCCCGGGAGCGCCGGATCATCATGCTGCGGTTCTTCGGCAACCTGACCCAGTCGCAGATCGGCGAGGAGATCGGCATCTCGCAGATGCACGTCTCACGGCTGCTGACCAAGACCCTCACCCAACTGCGCGAGGGCCTGACCAGCGAGGGCTGA
- a CDS encoding spherulation-specific family 4 protein, which yields MTSASHARLLVPLYVHPAVDPAAWQAVATAGPERVRAVVLNIADGPGSGPDPAFEQAAARLTEAGIPLLGYVDTDYGRRPHATVVAEVLSHRQWYGTTGVYFDQAAAHPAALAHYRRLTTAARAAGCGLVVLGHGQHPEPAFAEPELGDLLVTFEGSWTEYDALALPLWTAHHPAERFCHLVYQVAPERAEAVGALIASRRAGFGCAVPGGGDNPWATLPYGLSTPAAPPDAPSAPPPAATGQPATPPPESTHLECLK from the coding sequence ATGACCAGCGCCTCCCACGCCCGCCTGCTGGTGCCGCTGTACGTCCACCCCGCGGTGGACCCAGCGGCCTGGCAGGCGGTCGCGACCGCCGGTCCCGAGCGGGTACGGGCGGTCGTCCTCAACATCGCCGACGGCCCGGGCAGCGGGCCGGACCCGGCCTTCGAGCAGGCCGCCGCCCGGCTGACCGAGGCCGGTATCCCGCTACTGGGCTACGTGGACACCGACTACGGCCGGCGCCCGCACGCCACCGTGGTCGCCGAGGTGCTGAGCCATCGTCAGTGGTACGGCACCACGGGGGTCTACTTCGACCAGGCCGCGGCTCACCCGGCCGCCCTCGCGCACTACCGCAGGCTGACCACCGCGGCCCGCGCGGCCGGCTGCGGGCTGGTCGTGCTCGGTCACGGCCAGCACCCAGAACCGGCTTTCGCCGAGCCGGAGTTGGGGGACCTGCTGGTCACCTTCGAGGGCAGCTGGACCGAGTACGATGCCCTGGCACTGCCACTCTGGACGGCCCATCATCCGGCCGAGCGGTTCTGCCACCTGGTCTACCAGGTGGCGCCCGAGCGGGCCGAGGCGGTGGGCGCGCTGATCGCCTCCCGCCGGGCCGGCTTCGGGTGTGCGGTACCCGGGGGCGGCGACAACCCCTGGGCCACCCTGCCGTACGGACTCAGCACACCTGCCGCACCACCTGACGCGCCATCCGCCCCGCCGCCCGCCGCCACGGGACAACCCGCCACTCCACCACCGGAATCCACGCATCTGGAGTGTCTGAAGTGA
- a CDS encoding endo alpha-1,4 polygalactosaminidase, protein MTRRTAALLAALTLTAAVLLSACSSDGGGDDSDSPTPAPATRATNPPTGQPSSAPSQSPTPSPSGSPSPSKSAAPSGPPSSAASASTPASGSTSASPGAATQSYWHPTPGTPWQWQLSGTVDQSVNVPVYDIDGFENDASVVAALHAQGRKVICYINVGGWENFRPDASSFPSSLLGAGDGWKGERWLDIRQLSVLEPLLAKRFDMCKEKGFDAVEPDLLEAYENNSGFPITADDQLAFNKMIAQLAHQRGLGVALKNDVDQVPQLVDYFDFSIDEQCAEYQECDGLTPFIQQGKAVLHVEYNVPNSQYCAQSKQLQFSSMEKHLNLDAWREPC, encoded by the coding sequence GTGACCCGTCGCACCGCTGCCCTGCTGGCGGCCCTGACCTTGACCGCCGCCGTGCTGTTGAGCGCCTGCTCCAGTGACGGGGGCGGCGACGACTCGGACTCGCCCACCCCGGCACCGGCCACCAGAGCGACGAACCCGCCTACCGGGCAGCCGAGTTCCGCACCGAGCCAGTCCCCGACCCCGTCGCCGAGCGGTTCACCGAGCCCGTCGAAGTCCGCCGCGCCGTCCGGCCCGCCGTCCTCCGCCGCCAGCGCGTCCACGCCGGCATCCGGATCCACCTCCGCCTCGCCCGGTGCCGCGACCCAGAGCTACTGGCACCCCACTCCGGGCACCCCCTGGCAGTGGCAACTCAGCGGCACCGTCGACCAGTCCGTCAACGTCCCGGTCTACGACATCGACGGCTTCGAGAACGACGCCTCGGTGGTCGCCGCGCTGCACGCCCAGGGCCGCAAGGTGATCTGCTACATCAACGTCGGCGGCTGGGAGAACTTCCGCCCCGACGCCTCGTCCTTCCCGAGCTCGCTGCTCGGCGCCGGCGACGGCTGGAAGGGCGAACGGTGGCTCGACATCCGGCAGCTCAGCGTGCTGGAGCCGCTGCTGGCCAAGCGCTTCGACATGTGCAAGGAGAAGGGCTTCGACGCGGTCGAGCCGGACCTGCTGGAGGCCTACGAGAACAACTCCGGCTTCCCGATCACCGCCGACGACCAGCTCGCCTTCAACAAGATGATCGCCCAGTTGGCCCACCAGCGCGGCCTCGGCGTCGCCTTGAAGAACGACGTGGACCAGGTCCCGCAGCTGGTGGACTACTTCGACTTCTCCATCGACGAGCAGTGCGCCGAGTACCAGGAGTGCGACGGGCTGACGCCCTTCATCCAGCAGGGCAAGGCTGTGCTGCACGTCGAGTACAACGTGCCGAACAGCCAGTACTGCGCGCAGTCCAAGCAGCTCCAGTTCAGCTCGATGGAGAAGCACCTGAACCTGGACGCCTGGCGCGAGCCGTGCTGA
- a CDS encoding C40 family peptidase, with protein MKIATDPALIGFEEWLGDQPVPQACKCPHCVARAGSRAWLGARRGRIPQVNRTVRGACLVTTVLAGAGVLGLGLGAGTAVAESAPSGPGWDGSRYWFKNDAGEWRYTIHYDVYLSRTNQSAASATTATTATGGDGMRQGWDGSRYWFQNAAGEWRYTTHYDVYLSRTGAASSAAMPATPAALAATGTESAIAFALAQLGKPYVWGGNGPSGYDCSGLVQQAYRRAGIDLPRVADDQYTATTPISADQLRRGDLLFWSDNDRVSGIHHVAIYLGDNRYIEAPRPGRDVRISTLNAGYFPTHLGRP; from the coding sequence GTGAAGATAGCCACCGACCCCGCCCTGATCGGATTCGAGGAGTGGCTCGGCGACCAGCCGGTGCCGCAGGCGTGCAAGTGCCCACACTGTGTCGCGCGGGCCGGCTCACGGGCCTGGCTCGGTGCGCGGCGCGGGCGAATACCTCAGGTCAACCGCACGGTCCGCGGGGCCTGCCTGGTCACCACCGTCCTCGCGGGGGCCGGCGTGCTCGGCCTCGGCCTCGGTGCCGGGACGGCCGTCGCCGAGTCGGCCCCCAGCGGACCGGGTTGGGACGGTTCGCGGTACTGGTTCAAGAACGACGCGGGTGAGTGGCGCTACACGATCCACTACGACGTCTATCTGAGCCGGACGAACCAGAGCGCCGCCAGCGCTACCACCGCCACCACCGCCACCGGCGGCGACGGGATGCGGCAGGGTTGGGACGGTTCGCGGTACTGGTTCCAGAACGCGGCCGGCGAGTGGCGCTACACCACCCACTACGACGTCTACCTCAGCCGCACCGGCGCGGCCTCCAGCGCCGCCATGCCCGCCACCCCCGCGGCCCTCGCCGCCACCGGCACGGAGAGCGCCATCGCCTTCGCGCTCGCCCAACTCGGCAAGCCCTACGTCTGGGGCGGCAACGGTCCCAGTGGTTACGACTGCTCGGGCCTGGTCCAGCAGGCGTACCGCCGGGCCGGGATCGACCTGCCCCGGGTGGCCGACGACCAGTACACGGCCACCACGCCGATCAGCGCCGATCAGCTGCGCCGCGGCGACCTGCTCTTCTGGTCGGACAACGACCGCGTCTCGGGCATCCACCACGTGGCCATCTACCTGGGCGACAACCGGTACATCGAGGCCCCGCGCCCTGGCCGTGACGTGCGCATCTCGACGCTCAACGCCGGCTACTTCCCGACCCACCTCGGCCGGCCGTAG
- a CDS encoding SDR family NAD(P)-dependent oxidoreductase has product MSTVAVTGAEGFIGSHLTEHLVARGHRVRAMVQYNSFSSFGWLETLDAHTLDSVEIVLGDVRDPGSVNGLVKGAEAVYHLAALIAIPYSYQAPHSYIDTNVNGTLNVLEAVRHQDIPRLVHTSTSETYGTAQTVPITEDHPINTQSPYSASKAGGDRLADAYHASFDTQVVTLRPFNTYGPRQSMRAVIPTVIAQIAAGAREITLGDLRPTRDFMFVKDTAAAFHTVGTAPAETVVGRTFNAGTGGEISVGDLVTLVGKLMEVELTVREDTQRLRPSGSEVMRLVCDAGRLRAATDWAPAHSLEAGLEKTIAFFRDPANLARYKTDLYNV; this is encoded by the coding sequence ATGAGCACTGTCGCAGTCACCGGGGCCGAAGGCTTTATCGGCTCCCACCTGACCGAGCATCTGGTCGCCCGCGGGCACCGGGTGCGGGCCATGGTCCAGTACAACTCCTTCTCCTCCTTCGGCTGGCTGGAGACGCTGGACGCGCACACGCTCGACTCGGTGGAGATCGTGCTCGGCGACGTGCGCGATCCCGGTTCGGTGAACGGCCTGGTCAAGGGCGCCGAGGCGGTCTACCACCTGGCCGCGCTGATCGCCATCCCGTACTCCTACCAGGCCCCGCACTCGTACATCGACACCAACGTCAACGGCACCCTCAACGTGCTGGAGGCCGTGCGCCACCAGGACATCCCGCGCCTGGTGCACACCTCCACCAGCGAGACCTACGGCACCGCGCAGACCGTCCCGATCACCGAGGACCACCCGATCAACACCCAGTCCCCGTACTCGGCCTCCAAGGCGGGCGGGGACCGGCTGGCGGACGCCTACCACGCCAGCTTCGACACCCAGGTGGTCACCCTGCGGCCGTTCAACACCTACGGCCCGCGCCAGTCGATGCGGGCGGTGATCCCGACCGTGATCGCCCAGATCGCCGCCGGGGCCCGCGAGATCACCCTGGGCGACCTGCGGCCCACCCGGGACTTCATGTTCGTCAAGGACACCGCCGCGGCCTTCCACACGGTCGGCACCGCGCCGGCCGAGACCGTGGTCGGCCGCACCTTCAACGCCGGCACCGGCGGCGAGATCTCGGTCGGCGACCTGGTCACCCTGGTCGGCAAGCTGATGGAGGTCGAGCTGACGGTCCGGGAGGACACCCAGCGGCTGCGCCCGAGCGGCTCCGAGGTGATGCGCCTGGTCTGCGACGCCGGCCGGCTGCGCGCGGCCACCGACTGGGCGCCCGCGCACTCGCTGGAGGCCGGCCTGGAGAAGACCATCGCCTTCTTCCGCGACCCGGCCAACCTGGCACGCTACAAGACCGACCTGTACAACGTCTGA